A single Accipiter gentilis unplaced genomic scaffold, bAccGen1.1, whole genome shotgun sequence DNA region contains:
- the LOC126037146 gene encoding electroneutral sodium bicarbonate exchanger 1-like, which produces FAVFLTIVIMVLLDFVVGIPSPKLQVPHAFKPTRDDRGWFINPIGPNPWWTVLAALVPALLCTILIFMDQQISAVIVNRKEHKLKKGCGYHLDHFVVAVMLGVCSVMGLPWFVAATVLSITHVNSLKVESDCSAPGEQPKFLGIREHRVTGLLIFVFMGCSVFFTSVLKFIPMPVLYGVFLYMGVSSLRGIQFFDRLKLFWMPAKHQPDFIYLRHVPLRKVHFFTAIQLTCLVLLWTIKVSRAAFIFPMMVLALVFVRKAMDFCFSKRELSSLDDLMPERKKKLDDARNEAGEEEEESRSVMEAAAAASSVQLNVGKTSDMDIPKQSSDRTDPSDIVILDEMSQMTVWKALTLKTETL; this is translated from the exons tttgctgttttcctcaccatcgtcatcatggtgctccttgactttgtggttgggatcccatcgccgaagctccaggtcccccatgcgttcaag cctaccagagacgaccgcgggtggttcatcaaccccataggacccaacccttggtggacggtgttggctgcgctcgtcccagctctgctctgcaccatcttgatattcatggaccagcagatcagtgccgttattgtgaacaggaaggagcacaagctgaag aaaggatgcgggtaccacctggaccattttgtggtggccgtgatgctcggggtgtgctctgtgatggggctgccctggtttgtggctgcgaccgtcctgtccatcacccacgtgaatagcctcaaagtagagtctgactgctcagctccaggagaacaacccaagtttctggggatacgagagcacagagtcactggcttgctgatctttgtgttcatgggctgctccgtcttcttcacttctgtgttaaag tttataccaatgcctgtgctttatggcgtctttctctacatgggtgtgtcgtcgctcagaggaattcag ttctttgatcgcttgaagctgttttggatgccagcgaagcaccagccggatttcatctacctgcggcacgtgcccttgcgaaaggtgcatttcttcacggcgatccagctgacctgcctcgtcctgctctggaccatcaaggtgtcccgtgccgccttcatctttcccatgatg gttttggctctcgtctttgtccggaaagcgatggatttctgcttctcaaagcgagagctcagctctctggatgaccttatgccagaaaggaagaagaagttggacgatgccagaaatgaagccggagaagaagaagag gagtccaggagcgtgatggaagctgctgctgctgcaagttcagttcagctgaacgtggggaagaccagtgacatggatatcccaaaacaaagcagtgacag gactgatccttctgacattgttatcctggatgaaatgtcacaaatgaccgtatggaaggctctcactttgaagacagaaaccctttga